From Salvelinus alpinus chromosome 20, SLU_Salpinus.1, whole genome shotgun sequence:
ttaacaaggtgcacctgttaattgaaatgcattccagatgactctcgtgaatctggttgagagaatgccaagagtgtgcaaagctgtcaacacaAAAGGtggatattttgatttgtttaacacttatgcTTACATGAtgccatatttgttatttcatagttttgatgtcttcactattattctacaatgtagaaaatagtaaaaatcaagaaaaaccctggaatgagtactgtaggtgtgtacttttgactggtacggtatattagagtgagctatgtcaagaatTCAGTATATGAATAAATATGCAGTGTTTATAAACAGTCACTaaaatgcaatgtacagtagtagaaatattagaatgagctatgtcgagaatacagtatataaatacacAGCACAACACTCCATATCAAAatggaattgcaggaaattagttaCCAGACCTGAGTCCGGAATCTAAATGTGAATGTGTGTAAaaacagtatggacagtatgtgaatagaaaaggtgtgtatacCAGTAGTTATgtaggatgaaccatgactagaatacagtatatacagtggcaagaaaaagtatgtaccctctggaattacctggatttctgcataaattggtcataaaatttgatctgatcttcatctaagtcacaatagacacagtgtgcttaaactaaatacaaacaaattattgtatttttcttgtctatattgaaaacATAATTTAAACCTTCAGTGTAGGTTGTAAAAAattatgtgaacccctaggctaataaCTTCAGTCAGGACTCAACTAACCTGTAGtcgaatcaatgagacgagattggagattttggttagagctgccctgccccataAAAAAAACTCACAAGATGTGAGTTTGCTactcacaagaagcattgcctgatgtgaaccatgcctggAACAAAAgagacctcatgaagctggaaagGTTTACAAAAGTATCTCAACGTCAGTCCACggaaagacaaattgtctataaatgaagAAATCTACGCACTGTTGCTCCTCGCCCTAGTagtggctgtcctgcaaagatgactgcaagagcacagcgcagaatgcttaatgaggttaagaagaatacTAATGtttcagctaaagacttacagaaatctctggaatatgcgctgttgacgagtctacaatacaTAAAACACTAACCAAGAATGGTgctcatgggaggacaccatggaagaagccaatgctgtccaaaaaaatacattgctgcacgtctgaagttcgcaaaagagcacctggatgttccacagcactactggcaaaatattctgtggacagatgaaactccagttgagttgtttggaaggaacaatgtagaaaaaaaggcacagcacaccaacatcaaaacctcatcccaactgtaaactatGGTGGATGGATCATTGTCACGCTTGTGTAAAGGATTTGGAGAGAGGCGCAGGAATAAATTCTGagtttttaatacacccaaaacaaacatttatacaaaacactgggatgtacccaaacaaaagagcgagggtaaACCTCGTAGAACGACACGGGACGAGATCCGTAATCCACAAAACACGCAGCACAGGCTGAGAcaacgcataggtactcacacgaccaatggacatgggaacaataatggacatgggaacaataatcgacagcccaatgggGACACAAAGGGCATATTTATACAAACACAATCAGtgaggaattggaaccaggtaTGTGTAATGGCACagttttgctgcctcagggcctggacagcttgctatgatcgacggaaaaatgtattccaaagtttatcaagacattttgcaggagaatgtaaggccatctgtctgccaattgaagctcaacagaagttaggtgatgcaacaggacaacaacccgaaagacagaagtaaatcaacaacagaatggcttcaacagaagaaaatacgccttctggagtggcccagtcagtcctgacctcaacccgattgagacggtgtggcatgacctcaagagagcagttcacaccagacatcccaagaatattgtggaactgaaacagttttgtaggaagaaatggtccaaaattcctcttgaccgttgtgcaggtctgatccgcaactacagaaaacgtttggtggAGGTTATTGcttccaaaggagggtcaacctgttatttaatccaagggttcacatactttttccaacctgcactgtgaatgtttacacggtgtattcaatacagacatgaaacattataattgtttgtgtgttattagtttaagcagactgtgtttgtctatttttGTGACTAAGATAAAGATCAGAtaaaatgttatgaccaatttatgcagaaatccaaggAATTCTAAAGGATTCACATACTTTCCccccccactgtacatacagttgaagtcggaagtttacatacacttaggttggagtcattaaaactcgtcttcaaccactccacaaatttcttgttaacaaactgtagttttggcaagtcggttaggacatctactttgtgcatgacccaagtaatgtttccaacaattgtttacagacagattatttcacttataattcactgtatcacaattccagtgggtcagaagtttatatacactaaattgactgtgccattaaacagcttggaaaattccagaaaatgatgtcatggctttcaaAGCTTCTGacagactaattgacatcatttgagtcaattggaggtgtacctgtggatgtatttgaaggcctaccttcaaactcagtgcctctttgcttgacatcaaaaaaatcagccaagacctcagaaaagaattgtagacctccacaagtctggttcatccttgggagcaatttccaaacacctgaaggtaccatgttcatctgtacaaacaatattacgcaagtataaacaccatgggaccacgcagccgtcataccactcaggaagtagacgcgttctgtctcctagagatgaacgtactttggtgcgaaaagtacaaatcaataccagaacaacagcaaaggaccatgtgaagatgctggaggaaacaggtacaaaagtatcaataaccacaataaccacaataaccacgagtcctatatcgaaatgacctgaaaggctgctcagcaaggaagaagccattgctccaaaaccggaataaaaaagccagactacggtttgcaactgcacatggggacaaagatcgtactttttggagaaatgtcctctggtctgatgaaacaaaaatataactgtttggccataatgaccatcgttctgtttggaggaaaaagggggacgcttaaaagccgaagaacatcatcccaaccgtgaagcacgggggtggcagcatcatgttgtgggggtgctttgctgcaggaaggactggtgcactgcacaaaatagatggcatcatgaggaaataaaatgatgtgaatatattgaagccacatctcaagacatcagtcaagaagttaaagctaggtcgcaaatgggtcttccaaatggacaatgaccccaagcatacttccaaagttgtggcaaaatggcttaaggacaacaaagtcaaggtattggagtggccatcacaaagccctgacctcaattctatagacaatttgtgggcagaactgaaaaagtgtgtgcgagcaaggaggcctacaaacctgactcagttacaccagctctgtcaggagcacccaacttattgtgggaagcttgtggaaggctacccaaaacatttgacccaagttaaacaatttaaaggcaatgctataaaatagtaattgagtgtatgtaaacctcctacccactgggaatgtgatgaaataaataaaagctgaaataaaatattctctctactattattttgacatttcacattcttaaaatatagtggtgatcctaactgacctaagacagggaatttttactaggattaaatgtcaggaattgtgaaaaattgagtttaaatgtatttggctaaggtgttggTAAACTTCATAGTTCAACTGTAGGTCAGCGATCTCTAAGGCacagggtagtgtagagggtgatagccggctagtgacagtgtctaaggttcagggcagggtactgggtggaggccggctagtggtgactgtttaacagtctgatggcctgcaGATACACTataagctgtttatcagtctctctgtcccagctttgatgcacctgtactgcctCCTCCTTATAGATGTcgtggagggcaggcagtgtgcccccgatgAGGTGTTGGggtgaccgcaccaccctctggagagccctgcaattGCAgacggtgcaattgccgtaccaggtgatgatacagcccgacaggatgctctcaatggggcATCTGTAGTattttgtgagggtcttaggggcaaagccaaatttcttcagcctcctgaggttgaagaggtgctggcATCAAGTCTGTCACCAacaggctcctcaacagcttctttCCCCAAAcgataagactgctaaatagctaaacaAATGTCTACACAGATCTGAGTTGACCCTTTTATTTTTGacctgtctctatgcacactcaaagggccctacacactcacacacactggcactccaacacacacacaaagaaacactCACTTCataatttgctcacacacacataatatgcaaATAAATGTATACTGattctacacacacgcacacccactcacatacaatcatcatatacgctgcCGCTACTCAGTTTATCATATTTATCATAGATCCTTATACcttgtcaccttacccctatacatatctccCTCTATCActtcagtatccctgcacattgtaaatatggtaatAGAACTTTCTTGCTTGTGTGTTTTTATTCTACCgtatgttatttttagtattatgTTGTTATTAATTACTGCTTTGTTGTGTTTAGAgattgcaagaaaggcatttcactgtacttgtgcacgtgacattaaaacttgaagggaccatttcaggtcctcagtAATGTGCATGCTGCGGAACTtggaagcttttgaccctctccactgcggccccgtcaatgtggatgggggcttgctctctctgctgtctcctgcaGTCTACGATCAGCACCTTCgatttgttgacattgagggagaggttattttcctggcaccactccaccaagGCACTCACCTCtgccctgtaggctgtcttgtcgttgttggtaatcaggcctaccgctgttgtgtcgtcagcaaactttgtgattgagttggagacgtgcgtggccaCTCAGTcctgggtgaacatggagtacaggagggggctgagcacgtacCCCAGTGGGGccctcgtgttgaggatcagtcaATGGTCTACGCTCCTATGGAGCCAAGGGCTTATGCCAAGTAAGTCTGATTATATCCCTATTTCTTCCCTCTGGTCAAAACGGTTAATGGAAAGTCAGTAAGCAGTGCACACACACCTAAGTGACAATATTGACTCAAGGAGAGTCCTCGCTTTCCTGAGTACAGGGTTTGATATTACATGAATGACATACAGTGGGTGTGGACTTCACATGTGGAGCTACAGTCAATCTCATACAGTATGTAGCTGCTGTAGACGACACATCACATGGATACTGTATGTGGACTGGTAAAGGGAGCAGCTGGAACTATCATAACCCTGCTAAAAAAGAGCCAGCTACCATTGAGGAGCCATGGCCTCATTTGGACAGATAATCTTCTGGGGGTGAGGCCTCTATTCAatgtgtttaaaaatatatatatatggttgTTGTTGTTTGAGGCCCAGCAACAGCTGTGCTTTTTATCACCAACAAATGCATAGTGAGATTAATTAATCATTGGATATTGTGATGTTCAATTGACTTGGAAAGTTCTTGATATTTTCACCCCCATCTCCATTTGCAGCTTGATAGTCAGTATCTTCGTAACTGCTGGACTCATCATTCTCATCTTGTCTGTGTCATTTTCAGGTATGTAGTGAGCATATATATTGACTTGTGTCACCATCATTGTCAATATTCATGTAATGTCTCTGTTAACATGTATTTGAACATATGTGAGATTGCATGTGTACCTGTGTGcgtttgccagtgtgtgtgtgtaactatagTCCCTACGAACTGCACACATTTCTAAGTATGGAAATGAAGCCTCCTGTATGTTGTGTTCTGCTGTGTGCTGTCCTCTAGGTCAGGGTTTGGGAGGTTCCAAGGGCACTGTGGATAGCATTGACAAGTGGCCCATCGGGAACTTGGGGGAGGATGTCATCTTGAGCTGCAAGTTCAAGACTTCCACTAACAGCAGGGAATCGACCAGTCAGGTGTCAATCACCTGGACGAAGGAGGGGCTAAGTGAAGTGGTGTACAAGTACGATAAAGGAGCAGTCCAGCTGACGGAGCAAAACCCCCAGTTTAAAAATAGAACCCTGCTGTTCTCAGATGCCATAGGTGGAGGCAATGCCTCCCTGTTGCTGAGGGACGTAAAAGTGGGAGACAATGGGGTGTACTACTGCAGTGTGAGCACTCCTAGTTGCTCGGGAACTGCCAGTGTTAACCTCAGAGCTGCAGGTAAGGAGCCAACTTGTTAGGCATTCTCAATATTTCACACTGAATATTGAACTGCACACAAAGTAGCTTACTCTGAAAATATGCTTCACTTCAGCTTTCTCAGCCCCCAAATTCAAGCGGGTAAACACTACCCTAAcggcagaggcagagagatggTTCCCCAAACCAAACGTCACCTGGTTGGACGTCAATGACAACGTCCTGAACGAGAGTGAAACTAGCTTCTTCAACAACTCCGCCGGGATAACTCGATTCATCAGCTCCcttcagccaatcaaattgtatgGCAGCTACACCTGCATCATCCAAAACCCTCTGGTGAAGGCTGTCTCCCAGGCAACCGTCAAAGGTCCAGTAAACACCTTTCAGAGAAAATACAATTTTATACTGAGAAAATACCTGGATGAGAACTGCATGTTAGACAACTCTCACCCAGTTTAAAAACACTTACACAAGTTAAGTCACTCACTCAGAGGACACCTACACCCTCTTCAGTCTATTTCACCACAACAACCCGGCCAAACATGACAACTAAACAAAAAATAAAGATGCAATTAAAGTGGCGTTTATCCCTACCAATGACTGGGAGCTCTCTAGGACTTTACTAACATAAGTaattgagtatacaaaacattaaaaacacctgctctttccatgacatagactgaacaggtgaattcaggtgaaagctatcatcccatattgatgtcactttaaagaaggatttttaagcctttaagacatggattgtgtatgtgtgccattcagagggcgaATGGGCAGGACAAAacttttaagtgcctttgaacggggtatggtagcaggtgccaggcacaccagtttgtgtcaagaaatgctgctgcagggtttttcacggtcaacagtttcccgtgtgtatcaagaattgtccaccacccaaaggacatgcagccaatttgacacaactgtgggaagcatcagcagtcaacatgggccagcatccctatgatttcgacaccttgtagagtccatgccctgatgaatttaggctgttctgggggggggggggggggggggggtcctaatGTTGGGATGCTCAGTGTATGTTTGGCAGTGTGCATACTGTACAGTCGGCATCTTTTTTTATTACAGATACAGAGATATCAGCAAGGACTTTCTTCTCCTTCAATACTTCAGCTGCACCACCCATACTACTACCTCAATGGCACGTTCTCGCAGCTACGGCCAGTGTTTTTCTCTGGATCTACCAGCTAATCTGATAAACACATAGACACCAACTGCTCCTCATAGCCTACAGACAAGGTTACTAAAAGTACTGTGGTAAAGTGAACTAGTCTGGCATTATCCACTAGCCTTGGGCTGCCTGGAGTCTGATGGAATTTATGTTGGATATAACACGTGgaaatacagtgtgtgtgtgtgtgtgtgtgtgtgtgtgtgtgtgtgtgtgcgcgcatgtgtgcacgtgcgtgcgtgGCTATAGGTTATCTAATAAGTGGTGAAATTATAGGTACATACAGCAGCAATACTGTAATTACATAATAATAACAATTCCTTTTTGTTTCTATGGGATTCACTGTGGCAATCAGTCTACTGGGCTATCAGTGTAACACGTGAATCTATAGGACTATAGTTTTTACAATAAAATGTAAATTATTTTAAATGGTTTGAGTTTGGTGCTTGTTGAAGTTCATTCTGTGATAGCTGCATGGGCCATGCATGGTCTTTCAAACCAGTAGATGGGGCCTGCGGGAAGGATATTCTGTCTCTGCTGAGTTGAGGGGCCTGGGACGTCGTTTAGTTCTCTGCTTCAGATCGGGTTCAACTTCAAACCACGCCTGGGGGTGTAAAGGCTGTTTTTCATTGGACTGGAGAAGAGGGTTTCAAGTTTCAAGGAAAAGAGAACGTACCTAGTGTGGAGTTTTACGGAAGAAAAGTTGAGGGTGTAGGAAACAGTGTAACAATAGTTATAGGCCTATATAGTCCTACACTGAATGTTATTTTGTAGTTACGGTATGTATGCTGGGGGTTTCTGTTGCCTACTAACGTTAACTGTAACCTAGGCTACTGATATAGTTGCAAATTGGTAGCCTAGGTCGATTTCTGACACCGGTATTTTTTATTCTTAAACAAAATCCGGCAACAAATTGTTTTGAAAGAAACGAGACAATAGTATAAAACACAATGTCACATTGTGACCAAATTTTGGGAAAAGATGTGGATTCCTCGCCAACCGCGACCACAAACTCGAGCTCTAAAAACGGAGATAACCGGGACGTCGTGATCAATGCGAGGGCAGTGTGCCGCGTTTGTAAATGTTTATATCGCGAGCCTAAAATTATGCAGTGTTTACACACCTTCTGCGCAGACTGTGTTCGTCAACTGGAACCATTTTCGGTGTCTTCGGGAGTACACAATGGTAAAGCGGTCCCTCTGGAAGGCGAGCCGCCCTCCTCTGCCGTCACGGTTCTCTGTCCGGAGTGTGACTCCGAGGTGGACATCCCGTTGTCCGGAGTGGACGGGCTGACCACTGACCACTTGGCCCTGGACGAAGTGTTTCTGGAGACGCTGATGAGCAAGAACTCTGTGGTATGCGACCTGTGCAACGACGGGGACGCAGAGAAGCGTTGTGAGGTGTGCAGTGTCAACCTCTGTGAGTTTTGTATTCAAGCACACAGGTGagtgcaaaaaaatatatttataactCATGTTCAATGTTTCAACATTGTTGCAAGCTATGAGCTGGCTACTTGCCTTTTATTACATGATAGCTGTAGGCAGGTAGGCTACATGCAATTACAGTGTAATAAAGTGGAACCTATGAGTTCACAATCTCCACCTTCTTTCCTCCCCAGGAGACAGAAGAGGACGTCGTCTCACACCGTCCAGTGTCTGGAGGACCTGAAGACCCAGGGTTGTCTCTCTCGGCCCGTCCTGTGCTCCCTCCACCCTGGCCAGGAGCTGCGTCTCTTCTGTGAGCCCTGTGACCTACCTGTCTGCCTGGAGTGTGCCGCCACCTTCCACCGCGACCACCGCTGCCTCCCCACACGTGATGTCATCGATCGCCATGGGGGCCGTATCCGGGATTTGGTTACCGGGCGCCTGCGGCCACGGCTGGACCAGCTGGAGGAGTCAATGCGGAAGGTGGACCTATCCCAGGAGGCCTTGCAGACCAGGGTGGATGCGGCGGTGGACGAGGTGCGTTCCTTCGCACGAGGCTATGCTAGCGCTGTGGAGTCGCACTGCCTGTTGCTGCTACGGCGCTTAGAGGAGCTGGGTCTGCAGCGCAGGAGTCATCTCCATCTGCAGAGGGCGCAGCTGCAGCAGGCCCTGTCGGACACCCGCGGGGGGGTGGAGTTTGCCGAGCGGCTGCTGACGTGCGGGTCGGACGCAGAAATCCTCAGTGCTAAGGACGTGACCCTCCGCAGGCTGGCTGTCCTGATGGAGACAGGCTACAACCCCCCCCCAGAAACCGTCTGCCCCGATGACGGGAGCAGTATTTGCTTCCTGCCACGGGAGAGTGCAGGCGAGGTGGCGGGGTACCCGATGGTGGGGGTGATCCACACCAAGACCCTGGAGCTCAGCAGGTGCACCATTGAAGGGGAAGGTGAGACCCCAACCAAGGTCCCATCCAGAAACAACCCTTAGCCCCTATGCCATATTTCCCCTAGCCCCTAATTCTGAGGCAGGTCTCCTGTCCCACTTTTAACAACCCTGAAGGCAACCTCTTTAACTATATTTAGGAGATGCTCTTTTACAACAGACCTACAtacgcacgcatgcatgcacacaaagGAATTGTTATTATTATGTAATTACAGTATTGCTGCTGTATGTACCTATAATTTCACCACTTATTAGATAACCTAtagccacacacgcacacacgcacacacacacacacacacacacacacacacacacacacacacacacacacacacacacacacacacacacacacacacacacactcaaacagaggCCTTAGGCAATTATACAGTATGTAAAGGATAAGTAGTGGATGACATTCCTGGTCTTTATGGAAACATTTCAAGTGGCAGTTATTTGCTTTGTCAAAACACAGGTATTTGAGATAtaccactcactcagtcactcagtcactcactcactcactcactcactcactcactcactcactcactcactcactcacccactcactcacacacacacaccgctctgtAGCAGCATGCCCACTGTGCTATTCCCTGCTGTGGCTAATGTTTGCCTGCTGAGCTGAGCTGGAGATGCATGGCTTCAGCAAATAGAGACTCTCTCTGTGTCAAAGTCAACTGCCACTAGTCATATTCATTTAAATGTATGGACAGATGTCAATCCATaaagcaggtgtgtgtgttttgtctgtgCCTACTACAGGGCCTTGGAGAGTGTTTGTGATAAGAGTTGGAAAAGAGAACCTGCAGCACATGTCACTGTTTCTTTACTTCCCCAGTTTCTGG
This genomic window contains:
- the LOC139546505 gene encoding V-set domain-containing T-cell activation inhibitor 1-like isoform X1, yielding MVYAPMEPRAYANLIVSIFVTAGLIILILSVSFSGQGLGGSKGTVDSIDKWPIGNLGEDVILSCKFKTSTNSRESTSQVSITWTKEGLSEVVYKYDKGAVQLTEQNPQFKNRTLLFSDAIGGGNASLLLRDVKVGDNGVYYCSVSTPSCSGTASVNLRAAAFSAPKFKRVNTTLTAEAERWFPKPNVTWLDVNDNVLNESETSFFNNSAGITRFISSLQPIKLYGSYTCIIQNPLVKAVSQATVKDTEISARTFFSFNTSAAPPILLPQWHVLAATASVFLWIYQLI
- the LOC139546505 gene encoding V-set domain-containing T-cell activation inhibitor 1-like isoform X2, which translates into the protein MASFGQIIFWGLIVSIFVTAGLIILILSVSFSGQGLGGSKGTVDSIDKWPIGNLGEDVILSCKFKTSTNSRESTSQVSITWTKEGLSEVVYKYDKGAVQLTEQNPQFKNRTLLFSDAIGGGNASLLLRDVKVGDNGVYYCSVSTPSCSGTASVNLRAAAFSAPKFKRVNTTLTAEAERWFPKPNVTWLDVNDNVLNESETSFFNNSAGITRFISSLQPIKLYGSYTCIIQNPLVKAVSQATVKDTEISARTFFSFNTSAAPPILLPQWHVLAATASVFLWIYQLI
- the LOC139546504 gene encoding E3 ubiquitin-protein ligase TRIM45-like; translated protein: MSHCDQILGKDVDSSPTATTNSSSKNGDNRDVVINARAVCRVCKCLYREPKIMQCLHTFCADCVRQLEPFSVSSGVHNGKAVPLEGEPPSSAVTVLCPECDSEVDIPLSGVDGLTTDHLALDEVFLETLMSKNSVVCDLCNDGDAEKRCEVCSVNLCEFCIQAHRRQKRTSSHTVQCLEDLKTQGCLSRPVLCSLHPGQELRLFCEPCDLPVCLECAATFHRDHRCLPTRDVIDRHGGRIRDLVTGRLRPRLDQLEESMRKVDLSQEALQTRVDAAVDEVRSFARGYASAVESHCLLLLRRLEELGLQRRSHLHLQRAQLQQALSDTRGGVEFAERLLTCGSDAEILSAKDVTLRRLAVLMETGYNPPPETVCPDDGSSICFLPRESAGEVAGYPMVGVIHTKTLELSRCTIEGEGLQRGREGQRGEFTLVCRDSAGEQMGHGGEAVLVSMVHKEKKDCRVEAAVVDNSDGSYTVSYTPMEPGAYSVWVCVKALHVKGSPFVLNVRRQVRWHRGTFHCCSFCSSGGSKEARCGCMGTMPGGFQGCGHGHKGHPGKPHWSCCGSTVEASECLPQSVITAVGGTITAVGGTGSPRGHLRTVEL